The genome window TCAGCGACCTGATCGAGAACGTGGTGTAGGAGGCTTTTGAATGGAAACCATGATTGCATTGATCGCGGCGTTCCTGATCTCGCTGATCGGGTATGGATATTTCAGGCGCGTCGAATTCTCGTTCGGCGGCGGGGCGTCGTCCCGCATGAACCGTTTTGCGACGGCCGATCGCCGCGGTGTCGCGGACCGCCTTGGTGATACGGTGATGGATCGCTTCGGTCTGACCATCGAAGGCTGGGAATATGAGTTGATGTGGGCGCAGCTCGGTGGATACTACGACGGCAAGACCGTCGGCAGCGTGCTGGGATCCTCGATCCTGTATTTGTTGGGCGGCATGGCCTACATCCTGATGTTCAACGCATACAGCCTCACCTTCTTTCTCGCGGTCGCCATCGCCGCTTATTTTCCCTACATGAAATTGAAGAGCAGGGCGGACGATGTCCGCAAGTCGGTGAAGCGCGGGCTTCCCGAAGCCGCCGCCCTGATTGCGGCGGAAATGAGTGCGGGCAGCAGCGCGGAGACGGCCATCACCCGTGCCGCGAACCTGCCGGGTCCGCTCGGAAGGCTGATCAAGGATACGGTATCGATCGCGCAACAGTCGGGACGCTTGATCTTTTCCCGTGACCTGATCGACGGCGTGCTGGTGGAACATTTTTCCAAATACCGCATAACCCACATCGAAGCGTTCGCCCGTCAGATCGACCTGGTGGCGGAGAAGGGTGCTGAAGGACCGAAACAGATGGGCGAGGTTGCGCGCGGACTCGCCCGCGAGTACCGCTCCGAGATCAAGAGCGAGTCGGAAAAGCTGGGCAATAAATTATTGTTGCCGATGACCCTCTATATCTTCATTCCATTCATGCTTGCGATCTTCATTCCCCTGGGCGCGGCGATCTTTCAAAGTTTCTAACGATGGAGATCCTGAATATTTTCGGCGCAGCCGCCTTCGTGTTCCTGTACCTTCTCAGGCTGCAGGATGCCGCCCATGGGGGAGGGATGGTCTCCGTCCTGCTTGCCACGCAGGCGGGGCTGGCCGCCAGCCTGCTCCTTATTCACCGTCCGGCGGGAAAAACGGGTCCCTGGCATCAACACCTCCAGGCCTGGGTCTGTGCGTTCATGCCCTTTCTATTGCAGGCTGGAGATGTGCGGTCTGCGCTGTGGATGGTCGTTCCCGGACTTGCCTTGTCGGTCTGGTCGCTGGTCGTGCTGGGCAGGTCGTTCTCGATCTCCCCGGACGACCGCGGACTGGTGGAAAAAGGACCGTACCGGTATGTGCGCCACCCGATGTACGCGGGCGAGATGCTGTCCTTCCTTGGGCTGTGCCTGGCGGAGCCCAGCCCGCGAAACCTGTGGGTCACGGGGCTGATCGCCGCGATGATCCTTGCGCGAATCCATGCGGAGGAAGCTGTTCTTTCCGGGTACGAACCCTACAAGAAAAATGTGCAATGGAGGCTGATCCCTTATGTTTGGTAGTTTGTTTCAACGCACAGGCCTGACCACCAGCGCAGGCTGGCAGTGTCCCTCCTGCGGCTGCTGGACGACCGATGTGCGGCACGTCTGTCCGGCCTATCTGCAGAAGTGCCCGAAGGAGGTCCTGGTCGTGATCATGGGGCATCTGTCCTTTCACGACCGGTCGTTGACGCGGGACGAATCCAGGCGTTTGTTCGACTGGCTGTTCGCTCACAGCGGGATGCGCATCAACTCCATGGAGGAGTGCGCGGACTGGCTCGGCTCGCTATCCGCCCCGAAGGCGGTCGAGGAGGGCTTGTTGATCGTGGGCGAAATTTTCTGGCTGATGCAAAGGAGGCATTTATGCAAAAGTTAATAAAGCATTTTTTATCATGGATCGATCCATTCAAGGCGTTTGCCGCCCTTTTGTTGGTGACCGCGTTTCTCGCGCTGTCAAGCTTGTGGCTCGGGAGGATCGATGCCGATGTCTTGTCCGAATCCCCGTCGCTGCGCTACGTGGTCGGGTCGAGCGCGGATGCCTGTCCGTTCGCGTGCATTCGTTGTACGGTATGGGATCCGAATGCCTGGCCCAGGAACTGCGTCGAATACCGATGTCTGGACGAGGATGAATGCGGCGACCCGCCTCCGCCTCCGCCTCCAAGCCCGCCCACCGCGTCAGCATCGTTGGTGTGCGGGATTTCGGGCGCGTCCGGGTGGTGCATCGACAACGGAAAGATTCGCATTACGGCTTCCGACCCTGCGGGCGGGGTGGTGACGATCAGCGGCACGAGGACGGTTGGCTCGAGCTCGACGAGTTTCTCATGCGGGAATCCGTGCGATGTGAACATGCTGGTGGGGGAGGGGACGGTCACCTATCGCGCAACCTCATCCGCATCCGGGTTGTCCAGTTCCAATCAAACGATCGCGTTCAAATTCGACAATGCCAGGCCTGACGTGGTCCTGAATGCGTCCGGCGACCAGCAGGGCGGCTGGTATCGCAGTGCCGTGATCAGCGTGTCCGCTTCGGACGATGGATCTGGAATTCAATCCATGCTTGTAACGGATAATGGCTTTGTGCGCACTCCGCCGTTCGCCCTGATGGATGGCACGCACGACATTCTGGCAACCGTGACGGACCGCGCGGGAAACGTTCGCTCCACGGCGATGACATTCAAGGTGGACTCCATCGGTCCCGAAATTACGACGACCAGCACCGGTCTGCCTGGAGAGAATGGCTGGTGGCTGTCTGACGTGGAGGTGAACGCGTCTGCCGTTGACGCGCTTTCCGGGCTTGCTTCACTCGAAATATCGCGAAACAGCGGGGTGACCTGGCAATCCTTCCCTCAAACTTTTACGGACGGCGAGCATTCCCTTCTGATTCGCGCCCGGGATGCAGCGGGAAACCAGACCATTCAATCGCGCGCGATCTCGGTTGATACGATCAAACCCACGCTGTCGTTCTCGACGAATGGCGATAAAGGCTTGGGCAATTGGTACGTCTCGCCCGTGACCATCGACCTTTCGGCGTCCGATTCGGGATCCGGGGTGGAGCGCGTGGAATACCGAATGAGCGGGTCGGGATGGATCTCGGGCTCGTCCATTCCCGCGCTCGATGACGGCGTGTACAACCTGGAATTTCGGGCTGTGGACGCTGCGGGGAATGAGTTCACAATTCCATCCTCATTGCGTGTAGACACAATAGGCCCCGTGATCGACATCACATCTCCATCCAGCGGCGCCGTGGTCGATAAGACTGTATGGGTACACGGCACGTCCTTCGATGAAACATCAGGCGTGGATGTTTTGGAGATCAGCATGAATGGGGGCGGCAGCTGGCAGAAGGTTTTGCTGGCGTCAAAACTCGCGTCGCTTTCCACATTCCCGATGTCCTACGCATCGACCTGGGCATACCATTTTGAAACATCCGATCTTCCAAACGGGGAATACGACGTATGGGTTCGCGCCACGGACAAAGCCGGGAATGTCATGCCGCCGCTATCGGTCAAACTCCTGGTAAACAACCAGGGACCGCTGGTCGAGTTGACCGATGCCTGGCAATTTACGGAGGCGGGGCAATTGAATGTCCAGCCGAATTATTACCAGGTGTCAACCGTTTCCATCTCCATCCATGACCGGCAGGGAAACATACTTTGGAGTTACACAGGCGCGCCGTTGCAGGTCGTTTCCTGGAACGGGAAGGTGAACGGGGAATTGATGCCGCACGGCGACTACCCGGTGGTCGTCCTCGCATGCGATGTTCACGGGGTTTGCTCGAACGCCAAAGGCGTCGTCACCATTCCCTTCTTCCAATACGCGCAGTCCGAACCAAAGGAACCAACGCCTGTCCCACTCATGGAAGCGCCGCCTGCCGCCGCAATTGCAATCCCGCTTCCGGAGGAACCCAAACGAAATTTTGATGCCATGGCGTCTTCCGGTGCAGCGCGTTCATCCGTTGTGCTGGCGATTGCGGGGATTTTCCTGTTCGTGTTCGCCTCGCAGTCGCTCGGGGATCCAAGACCATCCGCCGCCAGGTCCCTGGCCCGCGCCTTGCGAAAAAATATCATGTCCCACAAGGAGTAAACCATGTCCCTTGAAATTCTGGTCGTTGCCATGTTGATCGTCTTTTCCCTGATCCTGACGGTGTATAACCACCGCCAGGCGGAATCCATGCGCGGGATCGAGCGCGTGGCGCAGGACTACTATGCCATGCAAATGCGCAGCGCCCGCCGCGGGTATGCAGGCGCGCTTGACGCTCTCGATCCCATGGAGTGGGTGTCCGATCAACTGTCCGCGGGGCTGCCCAAGCCTGTGCAGGTCGTGGAGGTGATCCGATCCGTTGTTGAAATCGATGCGGTCGATCTGCGCACGAATGACAATCGCCGCGTGGTGGTCAGCATCCGTCCGAAATCGGACATTGTGTTGTATGACCGCCGAACCAGGTCATACAAAAAGAAGAGCGCTGCGGATCGTATTGCAAATTTTGCGAACCGTCCCTTGTTGACCAAAAGCCGCTGGGGGTGGGGTGTGAAAACGGTCGAGAAGTCCATGTCGCAGGCGGACGAATTCTTTGACCTCGAAGCGGACGCGGTTGGCAAAAAGTTTGGCGTGAACTGGGATAACCCGACGAGGTTGTATTTCCATGTCGTGGAATAGCGAACTTGCCGGGCAGATGGCGGTCATGGCGGCGCTGGCATTGACCGGCTGGCAGGATTTCCTGCGCCGCGAGGCATCCAATGCCGTGACCGTCCCGTTCTTTTTTGTCGGCGTTGGAATGGGCATCTACAGATTCCATGATGACCCTTCGATGTGGTACGTGTTTGCCGCGCAGATCATCATCACCATTTGCGCCATGCTCGGCTGGATGGGCGGCGCGGACTGGAAGATGCAATGCGGGTTGTTCGGATTGTGGCCTGTCATGGGCGTCGTGTCTGTGATCGTCGAGGGGGTCTGGGGGCTTGGGGTTTGGGTCAAACACGGTCCGCGCGCGGACTTTCCAAAATTGTCGGTTATGGCGGCGGCTGTCATCTTGACATTTTTTCTGCAACTTTATATAATGTTCATCGTGCAATTTCTCCCTGGGAGAATTGCGCCTTTTTTTTAAGGCGCAACTCTCCGGGAAGAGGTTGCTTTTTTGTTTAATTTCATCTGATCAAAAGGAGAGTTTCCATGTTCGTTGTTTCGTCCGTTCATCGTATTGCCCGCCGCATTGCGGGCTTGATCGCCGAACGCCGCGCCGATGAGTTTGGTGAAAAGGCCGTGGTGATCGTGTTTGTCGTGCTGCTTGGCATTGCCGCGTTCCAGGCGTTTGGCAGCTCTGTGGCCGGGCTGATCTCCGACGCTGCGGGAGCCATTTAGAAGGTATCGCCATGTCCCGACTCCGCAAACTTCCATTCTCCAGGCGCGCGGATGAGTTTGCGCAAAGCGCCATCGCCCTGCCTGTGGTTGTTTTTATCACCCTGGCATTTCTCAACCTGACGATGGCGGGGTTTGCCTCCGTGAATGCCAACAATGCCGCCAATTATGGAGCGCGTGTTGGCAGCGTCACCCAAAGCCTGCCCGGTCACGCGGCGTACTCCGCCGCCGCGCAATCCATCAGCCATGCGAACATTGGCGACTATTCCGTGAGCGTTTCAGGAGGCGGTTTTCCGGGAGCGCAGATCAATGTCGTCGTCACCTGGGCGGTCCCCAATTTCCTCAGCGGGATCGCCGGGTTGTTCGGCGGCGGGCTGGATATGGACTTCACCGGTACAGCTACAAGCGTCTTTCGCCAGGAGGGCTGGTAATGCTGTTTGACCGTCGTGGCGATATATACGCCTGGGTTGCGGCCCTGATGGTGTTCGTTGGCATTCCGCTTGCAAGCCTGAGCATCGACATCGTGCGCATGATGTACATTCGCGGACATCTGCATACCGCGACCGACGCGGCTTGTCAGGCGGCAGTGGATCCTCTCGATCATGCCCACTTCTTTTCGACAGGCCAGGCGCGGATCGATTTCAATCGCGGCAGGGCGCAGGCCCGCGATGTGTTCCAAAGGACCCTGACAGATGCCGAAACCGTGCGGTATGTGGAATCGCTTACTGTGGATTTCCCAGGCCCGCGTTTTGCCCACTGCGCAGCTGTGGCGCAGGTCCGCAACATCATTCCCTTCACACCCGGCATGACAGTGCGGGTGGAGACTACCTCGGAAATGAGGGTTCGGTATGGAAATTGATCTCGACCTCGAACGGTCCTGGTTGATGGCGGTTGGCGGGGTACTGGTCGTCCTTATCGTCCTGCTTGGATTGGCAGGAATGGGTCAGCAGGCGACTCCCGTGACCGCGGTGGGCGTTCCGCGCGTCATGACGTGGGACGACTGGCAGGTATTGCAGCTCAAACGCGCCCACAACAAGGAGATTGTCGTCCTAGGCGGCCACATCGATGAGATTTCGATGCTGTTGGAACTTCCTCCCGACCCCATCGCCGCGCAGGTGCTGTACGGGCGCGTTTATGGCGACGTGCAAAACGGGCTGGTTTCGACTGCGGAGGCTCGAGGTGCGACCCTGATGGCTGCCGATGGCGCGCTGCGCTGGGCAACCGGGCAGCTCGACCGCGATGAGGCGATCCTGATGACAGAACTTGCCATTGGAGCCTTGAAGTGACTGTAGCGATGGACCTTTCCCTGCAGGGACAGCGTTCCCTGGGCGATATATTGAACGCGGAACGGCGGATGAGGGCTGTCAGCGATCAGGCGGTGCGCGATCTTCGACAGGTCTTGTTGGATATGGCAGTCCGCCTGGACGGCAAGCGTATGGAGGATATCCGTCACCGCGATCCATCCGCTCCCGGCAATTGGACTGTCGCAGAATGGCGGTCGTTCGTGAATTCGATTCCCGTTCAATCCACCTGGGATGCAGTGCTGACCGGCAATTTGTCCGCGAAGGAGGATCACCGTATTTCCGATCTGATCGCGGAGGTCCAAACATTGACTGCCGAACTGCAATCGTCACGCGCGATGGTCGCGGATCTGGAAGAACAGATCAATAGATTAAAGACCAGCGTGCGGCAGGCGGTATTGCCAGGCACCGCTTTTCCCGCAATCGCGCCTGCCGCGGTTCCGGCGGAAGCCATCGCGCCGATGTCAGTTCTGCTGGCGGACGCAAAACTCATGCTGGAAACCGTCTATCCAAGGGGCGGCGTGGATCCGGAAGCGCTGACTCTGTATGTTGGAAACCGCGCGGGCGGCGACGCCCGCAAGCATCTGAAGCGGATATGGCTGGTCCTTTATCTGATCGGCGCGCGCGGGATTACGTCCCACATGGAATTGAATTTGTTGACGTCCAGCCCGTTCGGATCGTCGCTGGGATCTGGTGCGGGCAGACGGACACTTGACGATATGAAGAAAGCGGGACTGGTCGAAGTGTTTGAGTATTGTTCCCTGACGCCCGCGACCACCCAACACGCGGCGATCCTGACCGAAAAGGGGAGGGAGCTTTGCCAAAAATTGTTCCCCGATCATCCCATCCTCAGAGGAGAGGTCAGCCGCATCCTCGACCTTGCCGGTGACGATGCCGCCAGGATTGCGCTGATTTCCAGTTTTGCCCTCCAGTCCCGCAGGCGCGGGTGGTATGTGCTTGTCTCGCCGCCGGTCAAAGAGGCGGACATCCAGCCGGATGTCTGGGTCGGGCGGGGGGATAAATCCCTGTATGCGCTTCTTGATGACGGAAGCGATCGCGCAACAATGGAGCGTTGGAAGAAACTCTCGGCGTTGAATAACGGCGTTGTCGCGATTGCCGCGACCACTACGGACGTGCGCGAACGAATTGCTGCTGACTGCGTTGTGGCTGGGTTGCATGGCGTGGCGATGGAACTGGAAACCACCATCAAGGAAAGTTACGCCAACGTGGAGGAGGGCAAAAGCCCGCTCTGGTCATCCGAATTCTAGCCGGGTGTTCCGTGGAGGCTTGTCTGCCAGGCAGACCGGTCTCCCCAGGCTACCTGGCCTGTGGCAGAACCTTACCAAGTGAATATGCCGGGGAAATACCTCCGGCGCATTTCCGTGCGGTTCACCAAGACGTTCAAAGCGTCCTGGTGGATCACCGCCGGGATGCGCTATTTCATCTCAATGGAGGTATTTCAAATGGACTATGCCAGTCTCAAATCGTTGACCGGTTTCAGCCTGAAGCAGATCGAGGTCGAACTGGACCGCGAACTGCCCGCCGATGCCTATTCAGCGGTGCCTGGCGGTGCGAACCTGACCGACATCGACCCGGGCTACATGCGCGACGAACTCAATCGGTTGTTCGGCATTTGCGGGATCGGGTGGGGCTACCACTACGATGTCGCCGATGTGGAATACGAGATCGTCAAGCGCGGGCAGGGAACGACGAACAGCGCGATCCTCAAGAAGCTGGTCGTCTGTTTCAAGCTTGTGGACGGTGACGGCGGGGAACACCGCCTGGAAGTGCCGTCGTCGGGCGGCAGCCTGAACGATAACGCGGGGTACGCGCTGTCCGGCGCGATCACCAACGCGATCGGCAAGGCGGTGTCGAACATCGGCTTCCAAAAGTCGGTCTATCTGGGGCTTCGTTCCCACAAGACCGTTGGCAATTCCGGACCGAAACCAGAGAAACCGTCCGCTCCCGCCAAACCTGCGGCGAAGCTGTCCAAACCTGCGCCAAAGAAGCAGGCGCCCGTTATCGATGACGAGATCATCGACGATGAGCCTGCCACCCCTGCTGCTCTCGATGAGGCTTCCAGTGAAGCCTTTGTCATCGGCGTGGGCAAGCGCAAGGGGCAGACGCTGGGCGATCAGCCGCTGGATGTCATCTCATATTACGCGAACATGGCTGCCGTTGGCAACGGGCAGATCGCCTTGAAGAACGCGGCACAGCAGCTCCTCAAGGTTCGCTCGAACGGTAACGTGGTCCCGGCATAAAGGCTCTGCCTGACTTTTTGGGAGACACACGATGTCTCCCAAACCGAAGGTGTTCAGGCGTTCGTTTGCCTGTATTCAACCGATCGCACCTTAACAACCGAGAAACAGAATGGTTTGCCTGAAAATTGACAGCGGGGGAGGATTGCTGTTCGTATTCACGCAGGCCTTATTAACTATGTTTGAACGAAAAGACCGAAAGGCTTTCGTTCCATTCCATGGAGGTTCATTATGGCAAAAAATGCCATTGCTTCACGATCTTCGGGGTCCAAGACGCCCGGAGAAATGTTTGACTTGAACGCCGTCTCGATCACGGGCAAGGCAATTGGCCTGTGGGGTCGGAACGGCGACGTGTTCGTCCGTTTGCAGATTAAACCGCAGCTTCCGCTGCCAGCATCGGACTGTTTAGTAAATGTATGCATCTCGAATGGGATGCTCGACGGCAACCTGGTGACCTTGCAGAAGGGCGACCTGCTGCAGGTCGCCGGGTATGTCCGTCAAACGAACTTCACGGAGTCGATCCGTAATTTCCTCGATGATGCTGGAAGGATCGATTTTCTCGACCGGAACGTTCCCCCCGACGATATACCCGCCTGGCGCAATATCCGTTTCAAGCGGCGGAACGCCCTGGTCGAAGCCACTGGCATCAAGATTCTGGCGGAGATCGGGGAGCTGGTAAACACCGTCGATCTGGAGGGTGTGATCACCGAGACCTGGGCCTTTCGCCGGGACGAGATGACTGATGTGTTTGCCCGCGTAGCCGTGTACGACGAGTTCACCCTGCAGACCGCGAAGGACGGCAAGTGGGGGCGGAAGCGGCGAATCGCGCATTATGTGAATGTCTTGTTCCCGGAAGGCAAGCCGTTGTCTGCGGACCGTCCGGTGCGACTCGACAAGCGGCAACGGATCCGTGTGCGCGGCGAGTTGCGCGACAAGTGGAACACCGTCAGTTTCCACGAACTACTGATGGGAACGGGCGACAGCAAGGTGATCGATCTATTGCAGAACGTTTACGACAAGGACAAACTGCACGCGATAAAGACACAGCAGGAAAGCCTGCACGTCCTGGCGGACGCGGCGGTTCTGTACAGTCGGTGATATCGCAATCCCTCTTGCGCGGCTTGTATAAGTGCGCCCTGCGGGTTCACGACCCGCAAGAGGATATGGGCCAGCATGTTTCTCCTCCTCCTTTCTCCCTGGGTTACGCGCTTCGGGCTGCGAGCGCGAGATGTTGAAGTCAGTGACGTCTCGCCGAGCAGCCCTGGGGCGCACACACGGGTGATGGACAAATTCCACCCTGTGTGCCGAATGCCCGACGAGATCGGCGGCGAGAATGATTCACTGGCTTTGAGGAGGCGCATCCCGTCTCCTCATCATCATCCTGAGCGCCTTCGCCCTGCGGGGCGGGGGAGGGCCATGCAGCCTTGCGCTGCGCCGGGATCGTCCCCCGGCGGGATGACTTTGCGTGACTTTTCGCGAGGTCATACAAAATGGGAAGGTGTGTTTTGTGTCCCTGGACGCGCTTCCGAAGACTGTCCACTGATCTACACACGGTATTTCAGATCACATTCTTCCAGCGTATTTATATTCAAATCCCCATCCTTCCCTTTGCGACATTGGCTAACCGCCGCTGTTCCGGTTTGATTGCGACTCAGGATGGGCTATCCGCCTCTCCTGTCGCAAAATATTCATCCCATGCTTAAAGGAGCAAAGTATCAACATGTATCGAAAGTTTTTCTTCTTGCTCGCTGCGGCGGCGATCTTCCTCTCCTCCTGTTCACTTGGAGGAGAAAGCCAACCCAGCATCTCCCTCGAGGACATTCAGGCGACCGCGCAGTCTTCCGCGTTGACGGCGGTGGCGCAGACCCAAATCGTCCCGACGGAAATCCCCCCGACGAACACTCCCGAACCCACGCCCGAACCTGTGGTCGTGGTGGAAACGGTGATCGAAAAGGAATCTGTTGTTGACCAATCCGCGGAGTTGCAACCGGTCATCGTTGTGGAGGAAACCGCATCTGTATCGTCATCCGCGTCGTCGGGCGGCAAGTGTTCCCGCCTGACATCCGACACCAAGGGGCGCAAAGTGTTTATCCGGATCGAAAACGTGACCCATGCGCCCGTGACCTTCTCCTCGACCTTGTATGAAACGCCGCTGGGATCGTGCGGTTCGACCAGCGTGAACCTCGAAAAGAGGAGCGAGACGGTCATCGAAGTTCCGGAAGGATGTTATTTCCTGTACGCCTGGATAAACGACCCCAAGAAACCTGTCACGAAATCCCTCGAGGTGTGCGTGAACCAGGACAGGTCGAAACCCGAAAAGATCATTCAAAAATGGCGCATCGAGAAGGAGATGATCAAAGCCATCGGTTACTAAGCGCTGCTTTCTTCCGCGCGCGGTAAATGCCGCCCAACCGGGTTCGAGGCCCGGCGGAAGTTCTTTTTTTCGGCTATTTCAGGCAATCCGCCTGTGTAGTGTTCGTCATCCCACGTTAGACCGGGGTGGCGGATGAAAACGGCCATGTGCCGCCCCCTCGGTCGAGGAGGTATCCTCATGGCCGCTTTCATTTCTTCAAACTGGCAAGGCGACAAAACCCGCATTCCCGGTGCTCGCAAGGCGATTACAGAGGAGCAGGCGGCACTCGTTGTCCAGCAAGTCCTGCCCACACTTCCGTTGAGCGTGCAGAGTGAGGTCAGGAAATTTTTGAAGCGTCCCGCGACGTCTAATCTGACCGAAGCCGCCCGTGTCATTCTTCAAGGCGCGGTGACGGGATACGTCTCTGCCAGCAGGAAACGCTAACCGCGTTTCCCATCCTTGCCAGTGAACAGTTCACTGGCAATTTTGCCTATATCCTCCCGCGTGAAACGGGAGATGTTCGCCCCGCAAAGACGGGATTCACACTGTGTTGGGTGCTGGCATATTTATTTTATCCAAACAAAAACAGCAAACCGTTGCATTTGAATTTGTGTTGTAGATTGTCGAGTTTTGTTATTTATTATTACCAACAAATCACTATCATCCATTAAAATGTCTAAAGCAGTGTAAGTATTATCAGACGACGATTTTATTTTGTAATTAGCAGTATTAGGTCCTTGAGGAATCTCTGCCACCAAAGTATGTATATTGGCTCCTGGTTCTGTCCAATAGATCGAATTTCAACCAAATTTATTCGCACAAGAGGGGTTATAAAACAACAATACATTTCGATAAAATTTTAAGGCTAATTGTCTTGACAACCAGGAAGGTTAAGGTAGCATTAGAAAAAGATTAATATCACCGCCTAGGGGACTGGGGTAAGAGAACAAAGCTCTGCCCAGAAGACACCCGAATTTAATCAGGGTAGGTTTCTGTTTGCGAACAATACAGGAGGCACAATGTTTGCAATAAAGCCACGGATAAGAGTCGTCTTTCGAATTTTATTGATTGTAACCGTATTATTCAATGCGTTTGCGCCAATTACAGTAGCCGCACAGCCTAGGCAGGAATTCACGGCTTCAACAGAAACAGGTTATGAGAGCATTCAGCAAAAAAAACGTTCATTTCCAATTTTTGCACAACCTGAGCCAAGAGAAGCAGAACGCGGACTGAATGACGAGCAAGGCATAGGTATCACCGACCAGGCCCAAATTTCGGTCCCTATCACATCCGAACCCGCGTTGGTCACCGGGGTTTTGACTTGTGGTAGTGTTGCAGCTGGTGTGACCTGTACCAATCATGGGTCATATCTTGATTACAGCATCAATATTAAAGTTACAGGCTTGACTGGCGGGGCCACTGCATTTAACATAACGATTGGGCAATACAGGCGCAGCACGAGCGGCGGCGAGATGGGTATGATGTCCAATTTTCTTCATTCTGAAACATCGGATTATTCACAAAACAAAGTCTTTTCTATGGTACGGATTTCACCGTTTGACGCGGCTGGGGTTGATTATGCTTCTTTCACAAGCGGCCCTGGTAACAATGTCCAAGTTATTAATAAGGTATATGCCTGGCGTTATATTGGCGGCACTGCAAATTATCCAAATACCCTTTCTGTCAGAGGAAACGTAGATTGGCCGATAACGGGGTATTCCGTTGTTGGGCATATTTATCTTTATAGTAATCAGGATTTTGTATTCCCTAATTTAATTTCAAATGGTTCCGTTGATTCTTGCATGGCTGATGCATACAGGGCAGCAACAGGATTTGTGGCCGCCCCGATCAACACCCGCACGGGTGGGTACGACTATACCGTCAGCGACATCTCCATTCCCACCTCTGCTGGCAGCCTCACCTTCCAACGTGAATACACATCGCTCAGTGTTGATAACCCCACCCTGCTCTCAGCTGGATGGACACACAATCACGATACCCGCCTGATCTTCCCATCCGATCCCGAAGGCCAGCCAGATACCGTATTATTCAAAGCGCATACTGCCAATAAATACCTGTTCACGATCAACGGTGATGGAACA of Anaerolineales bacterium contains these proteins:
- a CDS encoding methyltransferase translates to MEILNIFGAAAFVFLYLLRLQDAAHGGGMVSVLLATQAGLAASLLLIHRPAGKTGPWHQHLQAWVCAFMPFLLQAGDVRSALWMVVPGLALSVWSLVVLGRSFSISPDDRGLVEKGPYRYVRHPMYAGEMLSFLGLCLAEPSPRNLWVTGLIAAMILARIHAEEAVLSGYEPYKKNVQWRLIPYVW
- a CDS encoding Ig-like domain-containing protein, with translation MQKLIKHFLSWIDPFKAFAALLLVTAFLALSSLWLGRIDADVLSESPSLRYVVGSSADACPFACIRCTVWDPNAWPRNCVEYRCLDEDECGDPPPPPPPSPPTASASLVCGISGASGWCIDNGKIRITASDPAGGVVTISGTRTVGSSSTSFSCGNPCDVNMLVGEGTVTYRATSSASGLSSSNQTIAFKFDNARPDVVLNASGDQQGGWYRSAVISVSASDDGSGIQSMLVTDNGFVRTPPFALMDGTHDILATVTDRAGNVRSTAMTFKVDSIGPEITTTSTGLPGENGWWLSDVEVNASAVDALSGLASLEISRNSGVTWQSFPQTFTDGEHSLLIRARDAAGNQTIQSRAISVDTIKPTLSFSTNGDKGLGNWYVSPVTIDLSASDSGSGVERVEYRMSGSGWISGSSIPALDDGVYNLEFRAVDAAGNEFTIPSSLRVDTIGPVIDITSPSSGAVVDKTVWVHGTSFDETSGVDVLEISMNGGGSWQKVLLASKLASLSTFPMSYASTWAYHFETSDLPNGEYDVWVRATDKAGNVMPPLSVKLLVNNQGPLVELTDAWQFTEAGQLNVQPNYYQVSTVSISIHDRQGNILWSYTGAPLQVVSWNGKVNGELMPHGDYPVVVLACDVHGVCSNAKGVVTIPFFQYAQSEPKEPTPVPLMEAPPAAAIAIPLPEEPKRNFDAMASSGAARSSVVLAIAGIFLFVFASQSLGDPRPSAARSLARALRKNIMSHKE